From the genome of Gracilimonas sp., one region includes:
- a CDS encoding competence/damage-inducible protein A, which yields MKAQIISIGNELLIGDTVNTNASWLGEFLTGLGFEVAQVLTISDDLDLIKKSIKTSMQESEVVICTGGLGPTHDDMTKKAVAELFEVGYKLDQKTLDYIKSIFKKRNIPFSKSNYSQAEVPENAEVLFNKAGTAPGMWFEAGSYLAVLPGVPYEMEHLMKKCVAPKLREVFGNIGFLYSHYIKTAGVGESTLSDQVLGDLSGYFENGVSLAFLPSPGGVTLRLNGSGSTKEEAQENLKKLTEVIYQKAGKYIYGEGKDFSISEAVGKLLKERGLKIAVAESCTGGLIANTFTDVAGSSDYFDGGIVSYANHVKVKQVGVSQQSLDSVGAVSKEVALQMAKGVAKTLGTEIGISTTGIAGPGGGTEEKPVGTVWMGFYQNEGEHFAIKAMFTKDRLINKERTKMVLLEITRRVLKGIETMPYDLKKQFS from the coding sequence ATGAAAGCACAGATCATCTCCATCGGCAACGAGCTTCTTATTGGCGATACGGTAAACACCAACGCATCCTGGCTGGGTGAATTTTTGACCGGACTTGGATTTGAAGTTGCTCAGGTTCTGACGATATCTGACGACCTCGATCTTATCAAAAAGTCTATAAAAACATCTATGCAGGAATCAGAGGTTGTTATATGTACAGGAGGGTTAGGGCCTACACATGACGATATGACCAAAAAGGCTGTTGCAGAGTTATTTGAAGTAGGTTATAAGCTTGATCAGAAAACACTGGACTATATTAAATCCATTTTTAAAAAAAGAAATATTCCATTTTCAAAGTCGAATTATAGTCAGGCGGAAGTGCCTGAAAATGCTGAAGTCCTTTTCAATAAGGCGGGCACGGCTCCGGGCATGTGGTTTGAAGCGGGAAGTTATCTCGCTGTTCTTCCCGGTGTACCTTATGAGATGGAGCACCTGATGAAAAAGTGTGTAGCTCCTAAACTAAGAGAGGTTTTTGGGAATATTGGCTTTCTATACTCTCATTATATTAAAACAGCAGGTGTTGGTGAAAGTACACTAAGTGATCAGGTTCTGGGCGATTTATCAGGATATTTTGAGAATGGTGTGAGCCTGGCCTTTTTACCTTCTCCAGGAGGTGTTACACTTAGACTGAACGGGAGCGGTTCAACCAAAGAAGAGGCACAGGAAAACCTTAAAAAACTTACAGAAGTTATTTACCAAAAAGCGGGTAAGTATATTTACGGTGAAGGAAAAGACTTCTCAATCAGTGAAGCCGTTGGGAAATTATTGAAAGAAAGAGGATTAAAAATAGCTGTAGCTGAAAGTTGTACTGGTGGACTTATTGCAAACACATTTACGGATGTGGCCGGAAGCAGTGATTATTTCGATGGTGGTATAGTCTCATATGCAAATCATGTGAAGGTAAAGCAAGTGGGTGTTTCTCAGCAGAGTTTGGACTCTGTAGGTGCGGTAAGTAAAGAAGTTGCACTGCAAATGGCCAAAGGTGTTGCCAAAACTTTAGGTACAGAAATTGGGATTTCAACTACAGGAATTGCCGGCCCCGGCGGAGGGACAGAGGAAAAACCAGTGGGTACCGTTTGGATGGGTTTCTATCAAAACGAAGGTGAACATTTTGCGATAAAAGCTATGTTTACCAAAGATCGACTCATTAACAAAGAAAGAACTAAAATGGTACTTCTGGAAATTACCCGCAGAGTGCTCAAAGGCATTGAAACCATGCCGTATGATCTAAAAAAGCAATTTTCTTGA
- a CDS encoding CDP-alcohol phosphatidyltransferase family protein, which produces MKNIPNILSTIRMVLAPIFLFMYIQDELIWRSLSVAVFATAAVTDYFDGKIARYYELESDFGVFIDPLADKFLTFAGFFCLPFLDVSQFPWWAVIVIVVRDVFVTALRLYAGRKKITMKTRFTAKAKTMVQMLFLYTVLLLGVFKQADIEFADLAAQFFNSGVLFYAMMFVTALTVYSGVEYIWSNSQLFKAQDQHS; this is translated from the coding sequence ATGAAAAACATCCCCAACATATTAAGTACCATCCGGATGGTACTGGCTCCTATTTTCCTGTTCATGTATATACAAGACGAACTAATCTGGCGCTCGCTCAGTGTTGCTGTTTTTGCCACCGCAGCTGTAACCGATTATTTTGACGGCAAAATTGCCCGTTATTATGAATTGGAAAGTGATTTTGGGGTTTTTATCGATCCTCTGGCTGATAAATTTCTCACTTTTGCAGGCTTCTTTTGCCTTCCTTTTCTGGATGTATCCCAATTCCCCTGGTGGGCCGTTATTGTAATTGTGGTGAGGGATGTGTTTGTAACTGCACTCAGGTTATATGCAGGACGTAAGAAAATTACCATGAAAACCCGGTTTACAGCTAAAGCTAAAACAATGGTGCAAATGCTGTTTCTATACACCGTTTTGTTATTGGGAGTATTCAAGCAAGCAGACATTGAGTTTGCTGATTTAGCCGCTCAATTCTTTAATTCCGGCGTACTTTTCTATGCCATGATGTTCGTAACGGCACTAACAGTTTACTCTGGTGTTGAATACATTTGGAGCAACAGCCAATTATTTAAAGCACAAGACCAACACTCGTGA
- a CDS encoding phosphatidylglycerophosphatase A has product MNALKFFLGTGCYSGLFPKTPGTAGSFVMLFPLYFILQLNSTWLILLIVTVSCLICIWVAGYFEEKYDKDPGLLVMDEWAGQSLTFLTIGLTGNPEDHIIILLTGFVLFRFFDLLKPLGVKKMQDMPGGWGIFVDDLLAGLYALLCLKTLIFVWPNIFGMV; this is encoded by the coding sequence GTGAATGCCTTAAAGTTTTTTCTTGGAACCGGATGCTATTCGGGTTTATTCCCTAAAACACCCGGAACAGCAGGTAGTTTTGTGATGCTATTTCCCCTTTATTTTATTCTTCAGCTTAACTCAACCTGGCTGATTTTACTTATCGTAACGGTGAGTTGCCTGATCTGCATATGGGTAGCTGGCTACTTTGAAGAAAAATATGACAAAGACCCGGGCTTGCTGGTGATGGATGAATGGGCCGGTCAATCGCTCACGTTTCTAACTATAGGATTAACGGGTAATCCGGAAGATCATATTATCATTCTGTTAACGGGTTTTGTGCTCTTTCGCTTTTTTGACCTTTTAAAGCCATTAGGAGTAAAAAAGATGCAGGATATGCCCGGAGGGTGGGGAATTTTTGTTGATGATTTATTAGCAGGATTGTATGCGCTTCTGTGCTTAAAAACCCTTATTTTTGTCTGGCCAAATATATTTGGGATGGTATAA
- the pyrE gene encoding orotate phosphoribosyltransferase, which produces MILNNSFARELAAHLLEINAVVLRPNDPFTWTSGWNSPIYCDNRLTLRYPEIRNEIENEFTSIIQEKFSDVDVITGTATAGIPHAAWVASNLNKPMAYVRAKAKAHGMGNQIEGGVKKGESTVVIEDLISTGGSAISVVEALKFVGAKVDAVLSIFTYDFDKASKKFSDVNVPVYTLTDYKTLVNVAVEKGVIDGDDLDLLSSWRDHPEVWPDSPSDE; this is translated from the coding sequence ATGATACTCAATAACTCATTTGCACGTGAGCTGGCAGCTCATTTGCTTGAAATTAACGCCGTAGTTCTTCGCCCCAATGATCCATTCACGTGGACATCAGGATGGAACTCTCCTATCTACTGCGATAACCGGCTTACCTTGCGATATCCGGAAATACGAAATGAAATTGAAAATGAATTCACATCAATCATCCAGGAAAAATTTTCTGATGTAGACGTTATTACCGGTACAGCAACAGCCGGGATTCCACATGCAGCCTGGGTGGCCTCAAACCTCAATAAACCGATGGCGTATGTACGGGCCAAGGCGAAAGCACATGGCATGGGTAACCAAATTGAAGGTGGCGTTAAAAAAGGAGAGTCTACCGTAGTAATTGAAGATTTGATTTCAACTGGCGGATCGGCAATTTCAGTAGTTGAAGCTCTGAAGTTTGTGGGGGCAAAAGTGGATGCTGTACTTTCGATTTTTACATATGACTTCGATAAAGCTTCTAAAAAATTCAGTGATGTCAACGTTCCGGTCTATACTCTCACCGACTACAAAACACTGGTTAACGTAGCCGTTGAAAAGGGTGTTATTGATGGAGATGATCTGGATCTGCTTTCAAGCTGGAGAGATCACCCGGAAGTTTGGCCTGATAGTCCTTCGGATGAATAA